A genome region from Gossypium hirsutum isolate 1008001.06 chromosome A04, Gossypium_hirsutum_v2.1, whole genome shotgun sequence includes the following:
- the LOC107898897 gene encoding brefeldin A-inhibited guanine nucleotide-exchange protein 1 isoform X1, whose protein sequence is MSASQTLGGPSRCGRVLGPSLDKIIKNAAWRKHFHLVSSCKSVLDKLETLPDTALPDPSSPLLGLSSSDADFVLNPILLALDSNYAKVADPALECVFKLFSAGVVRGEIDGKNSDSIMYKIVDSVCKVGGIGEESVELAVLRALLSAVRCPCVLIRGDCLLQVVRTLYNIYLGGLNGTNQICAKSVLAQIMLIIFARADEDSMDVSITTVSVSELLEFTDKNLNEGNSIYFCQNFVSEVMSASEGVPDLKLSQPVPVSQNGESKDEGEEIGSEKMKDEVELCPGGISSKIREDGFIVFKNLCKLSMKFSSQENPDDQVLLRGKTLSLELLKVIMDNGGSIWCSNERFLNAIKQFLCLSLLKNSALSVMSIFQLQCSIFMSLLTKYRSGLKAEIGIFFPMLILRVLENVLQPSFVQKMTVLNMLEKIAGDSQIIIDIFVNYDCDVDSPNIFERIVNGLLKTALGPPPGSTTTLSAVQDITFRHESVKCLVGIIKSMGSWMDQQLKIGDSDLPSGSESETSAESHLTPSAEDGVVLDYELNLELNSELSDSATLEQRRAYKIELQKGVQLFNKKPSKGIEFLIKTKKVGKSPEEVASFLKKNTAGLNETMIGDYLGEREEFALRVMHAYVDSFNFKSIDFGEAIRFFLSGFRLPGEAQKIDRIMEKFAERYCKCNPNSFTSADTAYVLAYSVIMLNTDAHNSMVKDKMTKSDFIRNNRGIDDGKDLPEEYLGALYDQIVKNEIKINADSSVPQSKQANGLNKLLGLDGILNLVSWKQTEEKPLGANGLLIRHIQEQFKAKLGKSESVYHAVSDIAILRFMVEVCWGPMLAAFSVSLDQSDDRLTTTQCILGFRYAVHVTAVMGLQTQRDAFVTSVAKFTFLHCAADMKQKNVDAVKAIISIAIEDGNHLQEAWEHILTCLSRIEHLQLLGEGATTDASFLSVSNTEQSLMKKGTLQNPAVMAVVLGGSYDSTTVGVNSSRLVTPEQINHFIANLNLLDQIGNFELNHVFAHSQRLNSEAIVAFVKALCKVSMSELQSPTDPRVFSLIKLVEIAHYNMNRIRLVWSRMWNVLSDFFVSVGLSENLSVAIFVMDSLRQLAMKFLEREELANYNFQNRFLRPFVIIMQKSNSAEIRELIVRCISQMVLSRVTNVKSGWKSVFMVFTAAAADERKNIVLLAFETMEKIVREYFPHITETDATVFTDCVRCLIKFTNSRFNNDASLNAIAFLRFCAVKLAEGGFVCTNKSSDDGSSVSSINKDDSDVKGFAYIDDHGSYWLPLLTGLSKLTSDSRLDIRKSSVEVLFNILKDHGHLFSRVFWVGIFNSVVLPIFNGVCGRRDMPVKDEQNSQTLRCSHHDGSTWDTETSTVAAQCLVDLYIGFYSVLRPQLSNVLSVLTGYLRSSIQGPASTGVVAMFRLIGELGSRLSEDEWREICLAIKEAAISMFPGFMKLLRTMDDIEVPENSPSRSSTEASTDHGFTDHELEDVNLQTAGYVVSKMKSHIAIQLLIMQVIIDMYKTNLQFLSAANINIIVDIVSSVASHAQELNSETTLRKKIQKACSILELSDPPLVHFENEAYQNYLNFLQDLIKNNPSDVEKMNLESQLVAVCEKILQIYLNCTINQNTVQISVNEPTSRWVLPLGSAKREELAARTFLLVSALKTLSGLEKDRFRKYIASFFHLLVALIRCEHSSSEVQRVLSDLFQSSIGPIIKQ, encoded by the exons ATGTCAGCTTCCCAAACACTCGGCGGCCCGTCGCGGTGCGGCCGCGTGCTTGGCCCATCTCTCGACAAGATCATCAAAAATGCCGCCTGGCGGAAACACTTTCACCTTGTTTCCTCATGCAAATCCGTTCTAGACAAGCTTGAGACTCTCCCCGACACCGCCTTACCTGATCCGTCTTCTCCTTTGCTCGGCCTTTCCTCTTCCGACGCCGACTTCGTTCTCAATCCTATCCTACTCGCTCTCGACTCCAATTATGCCAAAGTCGCCGATCCCGCCCTCGAATGTGTCTTCAAATTGTTCTCTGCCGGCGTTGTTCGCGGCGAGATCGACGGAAAAAACTCCGATTCGATCATGTACAAGATTGTCGATAGTGTATGCAAAGTCGGCGGCATTGGCGAGGAATCAGTCGAGCTCGCTGTGCTTCGAGCTTTACTTTCCGCCGTTCGATGTCCCTGTGTTTTGATCCGTGGGGATTGCTTGCTTCAGGTAGTTAGAACTTTGTACAACATATATTTAGGTGGATTAAATGGAACCAATCAGATCTGTGCTAAGTCCGTTTTAGCTCAAATTATGCTCATCATATTCGCCCGTGCTGACGAAGACTCCATGGATGTTTCTATTACAACAGTGTCAGTTAGTGAGCTTTTAGAGTTTACTGATAAGAACTTAAATGAAGGGAATTCAATCTATTTTTGTCAGAATTTCGTTAGTGAGGTTATGAGTGCTAGTGAAGGGGTACCAGATTTGAAGCTTTCGCAGCCTGTTCCAGTGTCGCAAAATGGTGAGTCTAAGGACGAGGGGGAGGAAATTGGGTCGGAAAAGATGAAGGACGAGGTGGAATTGTGTCCTGGTGGGATTAGTAGTAAAATTAGGGAGGATGGGTTTATTGTTTTTAAGAATTTGTGCAAGTTATCAATGAAATTTTCATCCCAGGAGAATCCTGATGATCAGGTTCTTTTGAGAGGGAAGACATTATCTTTGGAACTTCTCAAGGTTATTATGGATAATGGGGGTTCAATTTGGTGCTCAAATGAGAG GTTTCTTAATGCAATTAAGCAATTTCTCTGCTTATCATTGTTAAAAAACAGTGCATTGTCAGTGATGTCCATTTTCCAGCTCCAGTGTTCTATTTTTATGAGCTTGTTGACAAAATATAGATCAGGGCTGAAAGCTGAAATTGGAATATTCTTTCCCATGCTAATCCTACGAGTTCTAGAGAATGTTCTCCAGCCAAGTTTTGTACAGAAAATGACCGTCCTTAATATGTTGGAAAAGATTGCTGGAGATTCACAGATTATCATTGATATATTTGTGAACTACGACTGTGATGTGGATTCACCTAATATATTTGAAAG GATTGTCAATGGCCTTCTGAAAACTGCTCTAGGGCCACCACCGGGTTCAACCACAACTTTGTCTGCAGTCCAGGATATTACTTTCCGGCATGAATCAGTGAAGTGCTTAGTTGGCATCATCAAGTCAATGGGATCTTGGATGGACCAACAGCTGAAGATAGGTGATTCTGATTTGCCTAGTGGCTCTGAGAGTGAAACTTCAGCTGAGAGCCATTTAACCCCAAGTGCAGAAGATGGAGTTGTCCTTGATTATGAATTAAATCTGGAATTAAATTCCGAATTGTCAGATTCTGCTACTCTTGAGCAACGCCGGGCTTACAAGATTGAACTCCAG AAAGGAGTCCAATTGTTTAACAAGAAGCCATCCAAAGGCATCGAGTTTCTTATAAAAACCAAAAAAGTTGGCAAGTCTCCTGAGGAAGTGGCTTCTTTTCTTAAGAAAAACACTGCTGGGCTGAATGAAACCATGATTGGTGATTATTTGGGTGAGAGGGAGGAATTTGCTTTGAGAGTCATGCATGCCTACGTAGATTCCTTTAATTTCAAATCTATAGATTTTGGTGAAGCAATAAGGTTCTTCCTAAGTGGCTTCAGGTTGCCAGGAGAGGCACAGAAAATTGACCGCATCATGGAAAAGTTTGCTGAGCGCTATTGTAAATGCAATCCAAACTCATTTACTAGTGCAGATACTGCCTATGTACTGGCATACTCTGTCATAATGCTCAACACTGATGCCCATAATAGCATGGTCAAAGATAAG ATGACTAAGTCTGATTTCATCCGAAACAACCGAGGAATAGATGATGGCAAGGATTTACCTGAGGAGTATCTTGGTGCTCTTTATGATCAGATTGTGAAAAATGAAATTAAGATAAATGCTGATTCTTCTGTTCCTCAAAGCAAGCAGGCGAACGGCTTAAATAAGTTATTGGGTTTAGATGGAATACTCAATCTCGTCAGTTGGAAGCAAACTGAAGAAAAGCCATTGGGTGCGAATGGGCTTCTTATTAGACATATCCAAGAGCAGTTTAAGGCAAAGTTGGGAAAATCAGA GTCTGTTTATCATGCTGTTTCAGATATAGCAATCTTGAGGTTTATGGTGGAGGTCTGCTGGGGACCCATGCTGGCTGCATTTAGTGTCTCACTTGACCAGAGTGATGATAGACTCACTACCACTCAGTGCATACTGGGCTTTCGATATGCTGTGCATGTAACTGCAGTAATGGGTTTGCAGACGCAGAGAGATGCTTTTGTCACATCTGTGGCGAAATTCACTTTTCTCCATTGTGCTGCAGATATGAAACAAAAGAATGTTGATGCTGTAAAG GCAATAATATCTATAGCCATTGAAGATGGTAACCATCTTCAGGAAGCCTGGGAGCATATATTGACATGCCTGTCCAGAATTGAGCATTTGCAACTGTTGGGAGAAGGTGCAACGACTGATGCATCCTTTTTATCTGTGTCTAACACTGAACAATCTCTGATGAAAAAAGGAACTCTCCAGAATCCAGCTGTGATGGCAGTTGTCCTAGGGGGTTCATATGATAGCACCACTGTTGGAGTTAATAGTTCAAGACTTGTAACTCCGGAGCAGATCAACCACTTCAttgcaaacttgaatttattGGACCAGATAGGAAATTTCGAGTTGAACCATGTTTTTGCACATAGCCAAAGGTTAAACAGTGAAGCAATAGTGGCATTTGTGAAAGCCCTCTGCAAAGTTTCTATGTCAGAATTGCAGTCTCCAACAGACCCTCGTGTTTTTAGCCTCATAAAACTAGTTGAAATTGC GCATTACAATATGAACCGTATCAGATTAGTTTGGTCTCGAATGTGGAATGTTCTTTCCGATTTCTTTGTTTCAGTTGGATTGTCTGAGAATTTATCTGTAGCAATTTTTGTGATGGATTCATTGCGGCAGCTTGCTATGAAGTTCTTAGAACGTGAGGAATTGGCAAACTATAATTTTCAGAATCGATTTTTGAGGCCATTTGTGATTATCATGCAGAAAAGCAACTCTGCAGAAATAAGGGAATTAATAGTTCGATGCATTTCCCAGATGGTCCTTAGCCGTGTCACTAATGTGAAATCTGGATGGAAAAGCGTTTTTATG GTGTTCACAGCTGCTGCTGCTGATGAGCGGAAGAATATTGTCTTATTGGCTTTTGAGACAATGGAAAAAATAGTGCGAGAATACTTTCCTCATATAACTGAGACGGATGCGACCGTTTTTACTGATTGCGTAAGATGCCTCATCAAGTTCACAAATAGCAGGTTTAACAATGATGCTAGCCTCAATGCTATTGCATTTCTCCGGTTTTGTGCCGTCAAACTTGCTGAGGGTGGATTTGTTTGCACTAATAAGAGCTCAGATGATGGTTCATCTGTTTCAAGTATAAATAAGGATGATTCAGATGTAAAAGGTTTCGCTTATATAGACGATCATGGATCATATTGGCTTCCTTTGCTAACAG GTTTATCAAAACTAACATCTGACTCAAGATTAGATATCCGAAAGAGTTCAGTGGAAGTGCTTTTCAACATCCTGAAGGATCACGGTCATCTTTTCTCACGAGTATTCTGGGTTGGCATTTTTAATTCTGTTGTTCTCCCCATATTTAATGGTGTATGTGGAAGGAGAGATATGCCTGTAAAAGATGAGCAAAATTCACAGACTTTAAGATGTTCTCATCATGATGGAAGTACATGGGACACTGAAACTTCCACGGTGGCAGCACAGTGTCTAGTGGATCTATATATTGGTTTTTACAGTGTATTGAGGCCCCAGCTATCAAATGTGTTATCAGTACTGACAGGATACTTGAGAAGCTCAATACAGGGTCCGGCAAGCACTGGGGTTGTGGCAATGTTCCGTTTGATAGGAGAATTAGGAAGCAGACTCTCAGAAGACGAATGGCGAGAAATCTGTCTGGCTATAAAAGAAGCAGCCATATCAATGTTCCCAGGGTTTATGAAGCTTTTGAGAACCATGGATGACATCGAGGTGCCTGAAAATTCTCCATCCCGTTCTAGTACTGAAGCAAGTACTGATCATGGATTTACCGATCATGAGCTTGAGGACGTTAATCTGCAAACTGCGGGTTACGTGGTTTCAAAAATGAAGAGTCATATTGCCATACAGCTGCTCATTATGCAG GTTATAATTGACATGTACAAAACAAATCTACAATTCTTGTCAGCTGCCAACATCAACATCATTGTCGACATAGTGTCTTCCGTTGCATCCCATGCTCAGGAACTGAACTCTGAGACTACCCTGCGGAAGAAAATACAGAAAGCGTGTTCAATCTTAGAGCTCTCGGATCCTCCTTTGGTTCACTTCGAAAATGAGGCTTATCAAAATTACCTCAATTTCCTCCAAGATTTAATCAAAAACAATCCATCTGATGTCGAGAAGATGAACCTAGAATCACAACTCGTGGCAGTGTGTGAAAAAATATTGCAGATATACCTCAACTGTACCATCAACCAGAATACGGTACAGATATCAGTTAACGAGCCAACGTCCCGTTGGGTACTGCCGTTGGGTTCAGCCAAAAGGGAAGAATTGGCAGCAAGAACATTTTTACTTGTGTCAGCATTGAAGACATTGAGTGGTTTGGAGAAGGATCGCTTTAGAAAATACATTGCAAGTTTCTTTCATCTGTTAGTCGCTCTGATACGGTGCGAGCATAGCTCCAGCGAAGTTCAACGTGTTCTAAGCGACTTATTCCAGTCATCTATAGGTCCAATAATAAAGCAATAA
- the LOC107898897 gene encoding brefeldin A-inhibited guanine nucleotide-exchange protein 1 isoform X2: protein MWIHLIYLKDICRIVNGLLKTALGPPPGSTTTLSAVQDITFRHESVKCLVGIIKSMGSWMDQQLKIGDSDLPSGSESETSAESHLTPSAEDGVVLDYELNLELNSELSDSATLEQRRAYKIELQKGVQLFNKKPSKGIEFLIKTKKVGKSPEEVASFLKKNTAGLNETMIGDYLGEREEFALRVMHAYVDSFNFKSIDFGEAIRFFLSGFRLPGEAQKIDRIMEKFAERYCKCNPNSFTSADTAYVLAYSVIMLNTDAHNSMVKDKMTKSDFIRNNRGIDDGKDLPEEYLGALYDQIVKNEIKINADSSVPQSKQANGLNKLLGLDGILNLVSWKQTEEKPLGANGLLIRHIQEQFKAKLGKSESVYHAVSDIAILRFMVEVCWGPMLAAFSVSLDQSDDRLTTTQCILGFRYAVHVTAVMGLQTQRDAFVTSVAKFTFLHCAADMKQKNVDAVKAIISIAIEDGNHLQEAWEHILTCLSRIEHLQLLGEGATTDASFLSVSNTEQSLMKKGTLQNPAVMAVVLGGSYDSTTVGVNSSRLVTPEQINHFIANLNLLDQIGNFELNHVFAHSQRLNSEAIVAFVKALCKVSMSELQSPTDPRVFSLIKLVEIAHYNMNRIRLVWSRMWNVLSDFFVSVGLSENLSVAIFVMDSLRQLAMKFLEREELANYNFQNRFLRPFVIIMQKSNSAEIRELIVRCISQMVLSRVTNVKSGWKSVFMVFTAAAADERKNIVLLAFETMEKIVREYFPHITETDATVFTDCVRCLIKFTNSRFNNDASLNAIAFLRFCAVKLAEGGFVCTNKSSDDGSSVSSINKDDSDVKGFAYIDDHGSYWLPLLTGLSKLTSDSRLDIRKSSVEVLFNILKDHGHLFSRVFWVGIFNSVVLPIFNGVCGRRDMPVKDEQNSQTLRCSHHDGSTWDTETSTVAAQCLVDLYIGFYSVLRPQLSNVLSVLTGYLRSSIQGPASTGVVAMFRLIGELGSRLSEDEWREICLAIKEAAISMFPGFMKLLRTMDDIEVPENSPSRSSTEASTDHGFTDHELEDVNLQTAGYVVSKMKSHIAIQLLIMQVIIDMYKTNLQFLSAANINIIVDIVSSVASHAQELNSETTLRKKIQKACSILELSDPPLVHFENEAYQNYLNFLQDLIKNNPSDVEKMNLESQLVAVCEKILQIYLNCTINQNTVQISVNEPTSRWVLPLGSAKREELAARTFLLVSALKTLSGLEKDRFRKYIASFFHLLVALIRCEHSSSEVQRVLSDLFQSSIGPIIKQ from the exons ATGTGGATTCACCTAATATATTTGAAAG ATATTTGCAGGATTGTCAATGGCCTTCTGAAAACTGCTCTAGGGCCACCACCGGGTTCAACCACAACTTTGTCTGCAGTCCAGGATATTACTTTCCGGCATGAATCAGTGAAGTGCTTAGTTGGCATCATCAAGTCAATGGGATCTTGGATGGACCAACAGCTGAAGATAGGTGATTCTGATTTGCCTAGTGGCTCTGAGAGTGAAACTTCAGCTGAGAGCCATTTAACCCCAAGTGCAGAAGATGGAGTTGTCCTTGATTATGAATTAAATCTGGAATTAAATTCCGAATTGTCAGATTCTGCTACTCTTGAGCAACGCCGGGCTTACAAGATTGAACTCCAG AAAGGAGTCCAATTGTTTAACAAGAAGCCATCCAAAGGCATCGAGTTTCTTATAAAAACCAAAAAAGTTGGCAAGTCTCCTGAGGAAGTGGCTTCTTTTCTTAAGAAAAACACTGCTGGGCTGAATGAAACCATGATTGGTGATTATTTGGGTGAGAGGGAGGAATTTGCTTTGAGAGTCATGCATGCCTACGTAGATTCCTTTAATTTCAAATCTATAGATTTTGGTGAAGCAATAAGGTTCTTCCTAAGTGGCTTCAGGTTGCCAGGAGAGGCACAGAAAATTGACCGCATCATGGAAAAGTTTGCTGAGCGCTATTGTAAATGCAATCCAAACTCATTTACTAGTGCAGATACTGCCTATGTACTGGCATACTCTGTCATAATGCTCAACACTGATGCCCATAATAGCATGGTCAAAGATAAG ATGACTAAGTCTGATTTCATCCGAAACAACCGAGGAATAGATGATGGCAAGGATTTACCTGAGGAGTATCTTGGTGCTCTTTATGATCAGATTGTGAAAAATGAAATTAAGATAAATGCTGATTCTTCTGTTCCTCAAAGCAAGCAGGCGAACGGCTTAAATAAGTTATTGGGTTTAGATGGAATACTCAATCTCGTCAGTTGGAAGCAAACTGAAGAAAAGCCATTGGGTGCGAATGGGCTTCTTATTAGACATATCCAAGAGCAGTTTAAGGCAAAGTTGGGAAAATCAGA GTCTGTTTATCATGCTGTTTCAGATATAGCAATCTTGAGGTTTATGGTGGAGGTCTGCTGGGGACCCATGCTGGCTGCATTTAGTGTCTCACTTGACCAGAGTGATGATAGACTCACTACCACTCAGTGCATACTGGGCTTTCGATATGCTGTGCATGTAACTGCAGTAATGGGTTTGCAGACGCAGAGAGATGCTTTTGTCACATCTGTGGCGAAATTCACTTTTCTCCATTGTGCTGCAGATATGAAACAAAAGAATGTTGATGCTGTAAAG GCAATAATATCTATAGCCATTGAAGATGGTAACCATCTTCAGGAAGCCTGGGAGCATATATTGACATGCCTGTCCAGAATTGAGCATTTGCAACTGTTGGGAGAAGGTGCAACGACTGATGCATCCTTTTTATCTGTGTCTAACACTGAACAATCTCTGATGAAAAAAGGAACTCTCCAGAATCCAGCTGTGATGGCAGTTGTCCTAGGGGGTTCATATGATAGCACCACTGTTGGAGTTAATAGTTCAAGACTTGTAACTCCGGAGCAGATCAACCACTTCAttgcaaacttgaatttattGGACCAGATAGGAAATTTCGAGTTGAACCATGTTTTTGCACATAGCCAAAGGTTAAACAGTGAAGCAATAGTGGCATTTGTGAAAGCCCTCTGCAAAGTTTCTATGTCAGAATTGCAGTCTCCAACAGACCCTCGTGTTTTTAGCCTCATAAAACTAGTTGAAATTGC GCATTACAATATGAACCGTATCAGATTAGTTTGGTCTCGAATGTGGAATGTTCTTTCCGATTTCTTTGTTTCAGTTGGATTGTCTGAGAATTTATCTGTAGCAATTTTTGTGATGGATTCATTGCGGCAGCTTGCTATGAAGTTCTTAGAACGTGAGGAATTGGCAAACTATAATTTTCAGAATCGATTTTTGAGGCCATTTGTGATTATCATGCAGAAAAGCAACTCTGCAGAAATAAGGGAATTAATAGTTCGATGCATTTCCCAGATGGTCCTTAGCCGTGTCACTAATGTGAAATCTGGATGGAAAAGCGTTTTTATG GTGTTCACAGCTGCTGCTGCTGATGAGCGGAAGAATATTGTCTTATTGGCTTTTGAGACAATGGAAAAAATAGTGCGAGAATACTTTCCTCATATAACTGAGACGGATGCGACCGTTTTTACTGATTGCGTAAGATGCCTCATCAAGTTCACAAATAGCAGGTTTAACAATGATGCTAGCCTCAATGCTATTGCATTTCTCCGGTTTTGTGCCGTCAAACTTGCTGAGGGTGGATTTGTTTGCACTAATAAGAGCTCAGATGATGGTTCATCTGTTTCAAGTATAAATAAGGATGATTCAGATGTAAAAGGTTTCGCTTATATAGACGATCATGGATCATATTGGCTTCCTTTGCTAACAG GTTTATCAAAACTAACATCTGACTCAAGATTAGATATCCGAAAGAGTTCAGTGGAAGTGCTTTTCAACATCCTGAAGGATCACGGTCATCTTTTCTCACGAGTATTCTGGGTTGGCATTTTTAATTCTGTTGTTCTCCCCATATTTAATGGTGTATGTGGAAGGAGAGATATGCCTGTAAAAGATGAGCAAAATTCACAGACTTTAAGATGTTCTCATCATGATGGAAGTACATGGGACACTGAAACTTCCACGGTGGCAGCACAGTGTCTAGTGGATCTATATATTGGTTTTTACAGTGTATTGAGGCCCCAGCTATCAAATGTGTTATCAGTACTGACAGGATACTTGAGAAGCTCAATACAGGGTCCGGCAAGCACTGGGGTTGTGGCAATGTTCCGTTTGATAGGAGAATTAGGAAGCAGACTCTCAGAAGACGAATGGCGAGAAATCTGTCTGGCTATAAAAGAAGCAGCCATATCAATGTTCCCAGGGTTTATGAAGCTTTTGAGAACCATGGATGACATCGAGGTGCCTGAAAATTCTCCATCCCGTTCTAGTACTGAAGCAAGTACTGATCATGGATTTACCGATCATGAGCTTGAGGACGTTAATCTGCAAACTGCGGGTTACGTGGTTTCAAAAATGAAGAGTCATATTGCCATACAGCTGCTCATTATGCAG GTTATAATTGACATGTACAAAACAAATCTACAATTCTTGTCAGCTGCCAACATCAACATCATTGTCGACATAGTGTCTTCCGTTGCATCCCATGCTCAGGAACTGAACTCTGAGACTACCCTGCGGAAGAAAATACAGAAAGCGTGTTCAATCTTAGAGCTCTCGGATCCTCCTTTGGTTCACTTCGAAAATGAGGCTTATCAAAATTACCTCAATTTCCTCCAAGATTTAATCAAAAACAATCCATCTGATGTCGAGAAGATGAACCTAGAATCACAACTCGTGGCAGTGTGTGAAAAAATATTGCAGATATACCTCAACTGTACCATCAACCAGAATACGGTACAGATATCAGTTAACGAGCCAACGTCCCGTTGGGTACTGCCGTTGGGTTCAGCCAAAAGGGAAGAATTGGCAGCAAGAACATTTTTACTTGTGTCAGCATTGAAGACATTGAGTGGTTTGGAGAAGGATCGCTTTAGAAAATACATTGCAAGTTTCTTTCATCTGTTAGTCGCTCTGATACGGTGCGAGCATAGCTCCAGCGAAGTTCAACGTGTTCTAAGCGACTTATTCCAGTCATCTATAGGTCCAATAATAAAGCAATAA